In Triticum aestivum cultivar Chinese Spring chromosome 5B, IWGSC CS RefSeq v2.1, whole genome shotgun sequence, the following proteins share a genomic window:
- the LOC123116544 gene encoding uncharacterized protein has product MAAGDVATVFLEMSLGTRLAVSFPASSTTVADLKRIVSHEHAASFPHLGQIAVQSIKVDQGGSWFHLADSMAIRDTFRFQGINERWHLQVDASLQVDQEMVTQGHSGGANSANHSAPAPGRRHGYEGSSSRRCRKASSSDEMLPDQVEDEVEVEAEAQVKQPLPAKGERSSDGAVKDTEQGAWGRRLRPRTQVTKTPITLSSSSSSSSSDSEETDTNTVGGSSESEEMDINTVDAPAPHTPTPQFVVELKKCHFVKQNGQYLNVPMEFGVVHRYTEKKKVLLRMGGESWAVNLKHGLTPTGRPRTSLRYGWDQFRVDNRLRAGETCFFRALPGDDGGDHHVLKVEVRRLDGSYAT; this is encoded by the exons ATGGCCGCCGGCGACGTCGCGACGGTGTTCCTCGAGATGAGCCTCGGCACCCGCCTCGCCGTCTCCTTCCCCGCGTCGTCCACCACCGTCGCCGATCTCAAGC GCATAGTGAGCCACGAGCACGCCGCATCTTTTCCCCACCTTGGCCAGATCGCCGTCCAATCCATCAAG GTCGACCAGGGAGGCTCGTGGTTCCACCTCGCCGACTCCATGGCCATCCGGGATACTTTCCGGTTCCAAGGGATCAACGAACGCTGGCACCTGCAGGTAGACGCATCTCTGCAAGTTGACCAAGAGATGGTCACCCAGGGGCACAGCGGCGGCGCAAACTCTGCAAATCACTCTGCACCTGCGCCTGGTCGTCGTCATGGATACGAGGGGTCGTCGAGCAGGAGGTGCCGCAAGGCATCAAGCTCTGATGAGATGCTGCCTGATCAGGTTGAAGATGAAGTTGAAGTTGAAGCTGAAGCTCAAGTCAAGCAACCATTGCCAGCCAAGGGCGAAAGAAGCAGCGACGGGGCAGTAAAAGACACAGAACAGGGGGCATGGGGGAGAAGGCTGCGGCCGAGGACTCAAGTTACTAAAACACCAATTACTTTgtcaagcagcagcagcagcagcagctcagacTCGGAGGAAACGGACACCAACACCGTCGGCGGcagctccgagtcggaggaaatggACATCAACACCGTCGACGCGCCGGCGCCGCACACGCCGACGCCGCAGTTCGTCGTCGAGCTCAAGAAATGCCACTTTGTGAAGCAGAATGGGCAGTACCTG AACGTGCCGATGGAGTTCGGCGTTGTGCACCGGTACACCGAGAAGAAGAAGGTGCTGCTGCGGATGGGGGGCGAGTCGTGGGCCGTCAACCTCAAGCACGGCCTCACGCCCACCGGCAGGCCCCGCACGTCCCTCCGGTACGGGTGGGACCAGTTCCGCGTCGACAACCGCCTCCGCGCGGGCGAGACCTGCTTCTTCCGAGCCCTCCCCGGGGACGACGGCGGCGACCACCATGTGCTCAAGGTGGAGGTGCGCAGGCTAGACGGCAGCTACGCAACCTGA